The Hymenobacter sp. GOD-10R genome includes a window with the following:
- the carB gene encoding carbamoyl-phosphate synthase (glutamine-hydrolyzing) large subunit gives MNKPNKVLVLGSGALKIGEAGEFDYSGSQALKALKEEGIRTILINPNIATVQTSDDIADDVYFLPVTPYFVERVIQKEKPDGIFVAFGGQTALNCAVALYRDGIFEKYGVKVLGTPVQSIIDTEDRDIFKAKLDQIGVLTARSEAVNSVEDALAAGNRIGFPLIIRSAFALGGLGSGFAYNEDELRVLAAKAFSTSDQILVEESLKGWKEVEYEVVRDAFDNCITVCNMENFDPIGIHTGESIVVAPSQTLSNREYHKLRSIGIKTIRHLGIVGECNIQYALDPHSEEYRVIEVNARLSRSSALASKATGYPLAFVAAKLSLGYSLAELKNSVTQTTSAYFEPALDYLVVKLPRWDLGKFSGVQRQIGSAMKSVGEVMAIGKSFEEAIQKGLRMLDTGKRGFVGNETEQLDNDTIDQLLSEPNEERIFAINLAFEAGYDIERVHELTRIDRWFLQRLYSIYELSNQLGEKRNNGGLEALDTETLREAKKMGFSDQQLAVKLLGQGDVKANELTVRARRKALGVLPVVKQIDTLAAEFPAQTNYLYTTYHGTENDLEPETDKSVVVLGSGVYRIGSSVEFDWCGVNAVQTVAEEGYKSIIINYNPETVSTDYDVSDRLYFEELSYERVMDILEFEDPTGVILSTGGQIPNNLATRLEQANVPILGTAAAQIDEAENRHKFSSIMDELGIAQPRWNELTTMEAIYDFVKQVGFPVLIRPSYVLSGAAMNVVSNPQELEEYLKLAVAVSAEYPVVVSEFIQEAKEIELDAVADKGEIVSYAISEHVEFAGVHSGDATMYYPPQRVYVGTVRKLKVIAEKIAKRFQISGPFNIQFLEKNGEIRVIECNLRASRSFPFVSKVSGNNLIKKATKVLLGLHVERDASELVYDLPFVGVKASQFSFTRLQGADPVLRVDMTSTGEVGCLGDTAEEALLKSLLSVGYRIPKKSVLISSGPIISKVALLGAARLLVQNDYTLYATHGTHLFFTENGVPSTLVYWPDELQEPNALTYLRERKIDLVINIPKNLTKGELDNDYKIRRTAVDFNIPLITNARLAKAFIKAFCTLKMEDLSIKSWKEFKAQAVSVEA, from the coding sequence ATGAACAAACCCAACAAAGTTCTGGTCCTCGGCTCTGGCGCCCTCAAAATTGGCGAAGCCGGCGAGTTCGATTATTCTGGTTCGCAGGCGCTAAAGGCGCTGAAGGAAGAAGGCATCCGCACCATCCTGATCAACCCGAATATTGCCACCGTGCAGACGTCGGACGACATTGCCGACGACGTGTACTTCCTGCCAGTGACGCCTTACTTCGTGGAGCGCGTTATTCAGAAGGAAAAGCCCGATGGCATCTTCGTTGCGTTTGGTGGTCAAACGGCGCTGAACTGCGCTGTGGCGCTGTACCGTGACGGTATATTCGAGAAGTACGGCGTGAAAGTGCTCGGTACGCCCGTGCAGTCCATCATCGACACGGAGGACCGCGACATCTTCAAGGCAAAGCTCGACCAGATCGGTGTGCTCACCGCCCGCAGCGAAGCCGTAAACTCGGTGGAAGATGCGCTGGCTGCTGGCAACCGGATTGGCTTTCCGCTGATTATCCGCTCTGCCTTCGCGCTCGGCGGCCTAGGTAGCGGCTTTGCCTACAACGAGGACGAGCTACGTGTGCTGGCCGCCAAAGCTTTCTCGACTTCCGATCAGATTCTGGTAGAAGAGTCGTTGAAGGGCTGGAAGGAAGTGGAGTACGAAGTGGTGCGCGATGCATTCGATAACTGCATCACGGTCTGCAACATGGAGAACTTCGACCCCATCGGTATCCATACTGGGGAGAGCATCGTGGTGGCGCCGTCGCAGACGTTGAGCAACCGTGAGTACCACAAGCTGCGCAGCATTGGCATTAAGACCATTCGTCACCTAGGTATCGTGGGCGAGTGCAACATTCAATACGCCCTCGACCCGCACTCGGAGGAGTACCGCGTAATTGAGGTAAATGCGCGTCTGTCGCGCTCCTCAGCGCTGGCTTCTAAGGCGACGGGTTACCCGCTGGCTTTTGTGGCCGCTAAGCTCAGCCTCGGCTACTCGCTGGCCGAGCTGAAGAACAGTGTAACCCAGACGACTTCGGCCTACTTTGAGCCGGCCCTGGACTACCTCGTGGTGAAGCTGCCGCGCTGGGACCTAGGTAAGTTCTCGGGCGTGCAACGGCAGATAGGCTCGGCCATGAAGAGCGTGGGCGAGGTAATGGCTATTGGTAAGTCGTTCGAGGAAGCTATCCAGAAAGGCTTGCGTATGCTGGACACTGGCAAGCGCGGCTTCGTGGGCAACGAGACGGAGCAACTCGATAACGACACCATCGACCAGCTGCTGAGTGAGCCGAACGAAGAGCGCATCTTTGCCATTAACCTAGCTTTTGAGGCTGGCTACGACATCGAGCGGGTGCATGAGTTGACGCGCATCGACCGGTGGTTCTTGCAGCGCCTCTACTCCATTTATGAGTTGAGCAACCAGCTAGGGGAGAAGCGCAACAACGGCGGCCTAGAAGCCCTCGATACTGAGACATTGCGAGAGGCTAAGAAAATGGGCTTCTCCGACCAACAGCTGGCTGTGAAGTTGCTCGGCCAGGGTGACGTAAAAGCCAACGAGCTAACCGTGCGCGCCCGCCGCAAGGCTCTGGGGGTGCTGCCCGTGGTAAAACAAATTGACACCCTAGCCGCTGAATTCCCGGCCCAGACTAACTATCTGTACACCACGTATCACGGCACCGAAAACGACCTAGAGCCCGAAACCGACAAGTCGGTGGTGGTGCTGGGCTCGGGCGTGTACCGTATTGGTTCGTCGGTAGAGTTCGACTGGTGCGGGGTAAATGCCGTGCAAACCGTAGCAGAAGAAGGGTACAAGTCCATCATTATTAACTATAACCCCGAAACCGTTTCGACGGATTACGACGTGAGCGACCGGCTCTATTTCGAGGAGCTGTCGTACGAGCGGGTAATGGACATTCTGGAGTTTGAGGACCCGACCGGCGTTATCCTCTCCACTGGCGGCCAGATTCCGAACAACCTCGCCACGCGCCTAGAGCAAGCAAACGTGCCCATCCTAGGTACCGCCGCCGCCCAGATCGACGAAGCTGAAAACCGCCACAAGTTCTCCAGCATCATGGACGAGCTAGGTATTGCGCAGCCGCGTTGGAACGAGCTAACCACGATGGAGGCCATCTACGACTTCGTGAAGCAAGTAGGCTTCCCGGTGCTGATCCGGCCGAGCTACGTGCTGTCGGGCGCGGCCATGAACGTGGTGTCGAATCCGCAGGAGCTAGAGGAATACCTGAAGCTGGCCGTCGCCGTTAGCGCCGAGTACCCGGTAGTGGTATCGGAGTTTATCCAGGAAGCCAAGGAAATCGAGCTGGATGCTGTAGCCGACAAGGGCGAAATTGTGTCGTACGCCATTTCCGAGCACGTGGAGTTTGCTGGCGTGCACTCCGGTGACGCTACTATGTACTACCCGCCGCAGCGCGTTTATGTGGGCACGGTGCGCAAGCTCAAGGTCATTGCCGAGAAGATTGCCAAGCGCTTCCAGATCAGCGGGCCGTTCAACATTCAGTTCCTGGAAAAAAACGGCGAAATCCGCGTTATCGAGTGTAACCTGCGCGCCTCGCGGAGCTTCCCGTTCGTATCCAAGGTGTCGGGCAACAACCTGATCAAGAAGGCCACAAAAGTGCTGCTTGGCCTGCACGTGGAGCGCGACGCGAGCGAGTTGGTGTACGACCTGCCCTTCGTAGGTGTGAAGGCCTCGCAGTTCTCCTTTACCCGCCTGCAAGGCGCCGACCCAGTGCTGCGCGTGGATATGACCTCTACCGGCGAAGTGGGCTGCCTAGGTGATACGGCCGAGGAAGCGCTACTCAAGTCGTTGCTGTCGGTGGGCTACCGCATCCCGAAGAAGTCGGTGCTGATTTCTAGCGGCCCCATCATCTCCAAGGTAGCCTTGCTCGGCGCCGCCCGGCTGCTGGTGCAGAACGATTACACCCTCTACGCCACCCATGGCACGCACCTTTTCTTCACCGAAAACGGTGTGCCTAGCACCCTGGTCTACTGGCCCGACGAACTCCAAGAGCCCAACGCCCTGACCTACCTGCGTGAGCGAAAAATCGACTTGGTCATCAACATCCCGAAAAACCTGACCAAGGGCGAGCTGGACAACGACTATAAAATCCGCCGTACCGCCGTCGACTTCAACATCCCGCTCATCACTAACGCCCGCCTGGCCAAAGCCTTTATCAAGGCCTTCTGCACGCTAAAGATGGAAGACCTGAGCATCAAGAGCTGGAAAGAATTCAAGGCGCAAGCGGTAAGTGTAGAAGCGTAG
- a CDS encoding N-acetylornithine carbamoyltransferase produces the protein MKKFTSFADVPDYKVLLSKALEIKANPYGYQHLGKNKTVGLIFFNPSLRTRLSSIKAAYNLGAQAWVLNAGADSWTLEMNDGAVMNGSTQEHIKEAIAVMSQYCDVLGVRTFPGLKDRDEDYNEVTFNKILKYATVPVISLESATLHPLQSFADLITVAETKQTERVKVVLTWAPHVRALPQCVPNSFADWFSEVDWVDFVITHPEGYELAEQFTKGARIEYDQKKALEGADYVYAKNWSSYRDYGQVISQDPSWMVDAQHMSLTNNGKFIHCLPVRRNVEVGDAVLDSPNSLVIQEAGNRVFSMQTVLHEMLK, from the coding sequence ATGAAAAAATTCACCTCCTTCGCCGACGTTCCTGACTACAAAGTTCTGCTGAGCAAGGCGCTAGAAATCAAAGCTAATCCTTACGGCTACCAGCACCTAGGCAAGAATAAGACCGTTGGATTAATCTTCTTCAATCCTAGCTTGCGCACGCGCCTAAGCTCCATCAAGGCGGCTTACAACCTAGGTGCACAAGCTTGGGTGCTCAACGCTGGTGCCGACTCTTGGACCTTAGAAATGAACGACGGCGCCGTAATGAACGGCTCGACGCAGGAGCACATCAAGGAAGCCATTGCCGTGATGAGTCAGTACTGCGACGTGCTAGGAGTGCGCACCTTTCCCGGTCTGAAGGATCGGGATGAAGACTACAACGAGGTGACGTTCAACAAGATTCTGAAGTACGCCACGGTACCGGTAATAAGCCTGGAAAGCGCTACGCTGCACCCCTTGCAGTCGTTCGCCGACCTAATTACGGTGGCCGAAACCAAGCAGACTGAGCGCGTGAAAGTGGTGCTAACCTGGGCGCCGCACGTGCGCGCCCTACCCCAATGCGTACCCAACTCCTTCGCCGATTGGTTCTCGGAAGTTGATTGGGTGGACTTCGTTATCACGCATCCCGAAGGCTACGAGCTAGCCGAGCAATTCACCAAAGGTGCCCGCATCGAGTACGACCAGAAGAAAGCCCTGGAAGGCGCTGATTACGTGTACGCCAAGAACTGGAGCAGCTACCGCGACTACGGCCAAGTAATCAGCCAAGACCCGAGTTGGATGGTAGATGCGCAGCATATGTCGTTGACCAACAATGGTAAATTCATCCACTGCTTGCCCGTGCGCCGCAACGTAGAAGTGGGTGATGCTGTGCTGGATTCACCTAACTCACTGGTGATACAAGAAGCCGGCAACCGGGTCTTCTCCATGCAGACAGTGCTGCACGAGATGCTGAAGTAA
- a CDS encoding homogentisate 1,2-dioxygenase: MSYYHRLGQIPRKRHTQFRQPDGSLYSEQLVGTLGFHGVSSLLYHRHPPTQIKAVGQPIPYGPKLLRDRPLQPSHLRTLAQTTTGGDYLQARQTLLANADVTMSICNPSEKQMTYYYKNALADEVIFVHEGRGELWSQLGKVSFEPGDYIVIPRTIIHQLHFEEGPVRLLIIESFSPVETCRRYRNHFGQLLEHSPYCERDLRPPHELVTDDEQASGEYLLQVKKEGYLHQLTYGHSPFDVVGWDGYFYPYAFSIHDFEPITGRLHQPPPVHQTFEGHNFVICSFVPRLFDYHPLSIPAPYNHSNVDSDEVLYYVAGNFMSRRGVDLASFTVHPSGIPHGPHPGTVEASLGKKETHELAVMVDTFKPLYLTEAALPYLDERYAMSWNPGFVPDPPRSADMMD; encoded by the coding sequence ATGTCGTACTATCACCGCCTCGGCCAGATTCCGCGCAAGCGACACACCCAATTCCGACAACCTGACGGCTCCTTATACTCGGAGCAACTCGTGGGCACCCTAGGTTTCCACGGGGTATCGTCTCTGCTCTACCATCGGCACCCGCCTACCCAGATCAAGGCTGTAGGTCAACCGATTCCGTACGGCCCCAAGCTTCTGCGCGACCGGCCCCTGCAACCTAGCCATCTGCGCACCCTAGCGCAAACCACTACTGGCGGCGATTACCTCCAAGCGCGTCAGACGTTACTCGCCAATGCTGACGTGACCATGAGCATCTGTAACCCATCGGAAAAGCAGATGACGTATTACTATAAGAACGCCTTGGCCGATGAAGTGATTTTCGTGCACGAAGGACGCGGCGAGCTATGGAGCCAGCTAGGTAAAGTCAGCTTCGAGCCGGGCGACTATATTGTGATTCCGCGCACCATTATTCACCAGCTACACTTTGAGGAAGGGCCAGTGCGGCTGCTCATTATTGAGTCCTTCAGCCCAGTGGAAACGTGCCGGCGCTACCGCAACCACTTTGGGCAGTTGCTGGAGCACTCGCCGTATTGCGAGCGGGATTTGCGCCCGCCGCATGAGTTGGTGACTGATGATGAGCAAGCTTCGGGCGAGTACTTGCTTCAGGTCAAGAAGGAAGGCTACCTGCACCAGCTCACCTACGGTCACTCACCTTTCGACGTAGTTGGCTGGGACGGCTACTTCTACCCGTATGCGTTCAGCATCCATGATTTCGAGCCAATTACTGGCCGCCTGCACCAGCCACCGCCCGTGCACCAGACGTTTGAAGGACACAACTTCGTCATTTGCTCCTTCGTGCCACGGCTGTTTGACTATCACCCGCTGAGTATTCCGGCGCCGTACAACCACTCCAATGTGGATTCAGACGAAGTGCTGTATTACGTGGCCGGCAACTTCATGTCGCGGCGCGGCGTGGACCTAGCTTCGTTCACAGTGCACCCGAGCGGCATTCCGCATGGCCCGCACCCCGGCACGGTGGAAGCTAGCCTCGGCAAAAAGGAGACGCACGAGTTAGCGGTGATGGTCGATACGTTCAAGCCGCTCTACCTCACTGAGGCGGCCTTGCCCTACCTCGATGAGCGATATGCAATGAGTTGGAATCCCGGCTTCGTACCAGACCCGCCCCGCTCGGCTGATATGATGGATTAA
- a CDS encoding transglutaminase domain-containing protein — protein sequence MQTSSWFLRQAPRWAMASLCLAGSLLGPTAQAQRQTTPPATRAFTFEYTATVHDVPAGAKEANLWLPVPHSDKSQDIKDLKITSPYPYEVVKGEYGNQILHLKVDNPPQAPIAVTMRFAAVRREHKNPMLTAKKNQKLASEEQDPNMQRWLAADRLVPLDAKVKQWATEVVTKANAKTDLEKAQAIYNHVVSTVKYDKTGQGWGRGDIYYACDARRGNCTDFHAIFIGYCRSLGIPARFSIGFPLPPERGAGEIKGYHCWAEFYTKETGWVPIDASEAAKNPDKRTYFFGAHDENRVEFTRGRDLVLTPAQKGEPLNYFIYPYAEVDGQPFTNVDKKFTYKDADKQAVGLR from the coding sequence ATGCAAACATCCTCTTGGTTTTTACGCCAGGCCCCTCGTTGGGCAATGGCTAGCTTGTGCCTTGCTGGCAGCCTCCTAGGCCCAACGGCGCAGGCTCAACGTCAGACTACTCCGCCTGCAACTCGCGCTTTCACGTTTGAATATACGGCTACTGTGCACGACGTACCGGCCGGCGCGAAAGAGGCAAACCTGTGGTTGCCGGTACCCCACTCCGATAAATCACAGGATATTAAGGACCTGAAAATTACCTCTCCATACCCGTATGAGGTAGTAAAAGGAGAGTATGGTAATCAGATTCTGCATCTCAAAGTGGACAATCCACCGCAAGCGCCGATTGCCGTAACGATGCGTTTCGCCGCCGTGCGCCGTGAGCATAAGAACCCCATGCTCACCGCCAAGAAAAATCAAAAGCTAGCTTCCGAGGAGCAAGACCCCAACATGCAACGGTGGCTAGCCGCCGACCGCCTCGTGCCGCTCGATGCGAAAGTGAAGCAATGGGCCACCGAAGTCGTAACGAAAGCCAACGCCAAAACCGACCTAGAAAAAGCGCAAGCTATCTACAACCACGTCGTCTCGACGGTGAAGTACGACAAAACCGGCCAAGGCTGGGGCCGCGGCGACATCTACTACGCCTGCGACGCTCGCCGTGGTAATTGCACCGATTTCCACGCCATCTTCATTGGCTACTGCCGGAGCCTAGGTATTCCGGCTCGGTTCAGCATCGGCTTTCCCCTGCCTCCTGAGCGCGGCGCAGGCGAAATCAAAGGATATCACTGCTGGGCCGAGTTCTACACGAAAGAAACTGGTTGGGTGCCCATCGATGCGTCGGAAGCGGCCAAGAACCCCGACAAGCGCACCTACTTCTTCGGTGCCCACGATGAGAACCGGGTCGAGTTTACCCGCGGCCGTGACTTAGTGCTAACCCCAGCTCAGAAAGGAGAACCGCTAAACTACTTCATCTACCCGTACGCCGAAGTCGACGGGCAGCCGTTCACAAACGTTGACAAGAAGTTTACTTACAAAGATGCTGATAAGCAGGCTGTAGGATTGCGCTAG
- a CDS encoding S41 family peptidase, translating to MKVDPTAPSTPPTVEPQTPVQNSRAQIRQPLLLALALACGVLLGANPFRPSDQNPDGTARGYLKFKEILSYVDRDYVDTVDAEALSDYAISRMLERLDPHSTFIPAKQQQQASAFLQSDFDGVGVEFNLFHDTVTVVAPLSGGPGEQAGLQPGDQILRLNGERVSGVQLTIEQMANKMRGPRGSNVQFMVHRRGQSKPLNLSVTRNRIPNNSVDVAYMVDNQTGYLKISRFATGTYDEFKSALGDLRRQGMNRLVLDLRGNPGGYLDRATKIADEFIGGTRKIVYTDGKGDQYDTQTFSRVAGEFEEGPLVVMVDEGSASASEVIAGALQDHDRALVVGRRTFGKGLVQQPITLHDGSELRLTIARYYTPSGRCIQKSYKGGYEAYEHELSNRQHRGEFFHADSIHFADSLRFRTDHGRTVYGGGGIMPDLFVARDTSAYSAYFTRLHSHNLVREFALNFYQSHKAELEGLRFEQFNATFRISDLQLQALSTRAEKDGVKLDAAGMRRASPLLRTQLKAYIARSVYGKAAYYTVLNDQDKEMQQALNALSNTNSLLALGQK from the coding sequence ATGAAAGTCGACCCAACTGCTCCGTCTACGCCACCAACTGTTGAACCGCAAACTCCGGTTCAAAATTCGCGGGCGCAGATTCGACAGCCGTTGCTTCTGGCGCTTGCTTTGGCTTGTGGTGTCTTGTTGGGAGCAAATCCCTTTCGGCCTTCTGATCAGAACCCCGATGGCACAGCACGTGGGTACTTAAAATTCAAGGAGATTCTGAGCTACGTCGACCGCGACTACGTGGATACAGTTGACGCTGAAGCCCTTTCCGACTACGCCATCAGCCGGATGTTAGAGCGCCTCGACCCGCATTCCACTTTTATTCCCGCCAAGCAGCAGCAGCAAGCTTCGGCTTTCCTGCAGAGTGACTTCGATGGGGTGGGCGTAGAGTTCAACCTGTTTCATGATACCGTGACGGTGGTAGCACCGCTGAGCGGCGGGCCGGGTGAGCAGGCAGGGCTACAGCCCGGTGATCAAATTCTACGTCTGAATGGCGAACGGGTATCAGGTGTGCAGCTCACCATTGAACAGATGGCCAACAAGATGCGCGGGCCACGCGGGAGCAATGTACAGTTCATGGTACATCGGCGCGGGCAAAGTAAGCCGTTGAACCTATCCGTAACGCGTAACCGAATCCCGAACAACTCAGTAGACGTGGCCTATATGGTCGATAACCAGACAGGTTATCTGAAGATCAGCCGCTTTGCTACTGGCACGTACGACGAGTTCAAGAGCGCCCTCGGTGATCTTCGGCGCCAAGGCATGAACCGGTTGGTGCTCGACCTACGCGGTAACCCAGGGGGGTATCTTGATCGGGCAACCAAAATCGCCGATGAATTTATTGGTGGAACCCGCAAGATTGTCTACACCGACGGCAAAGGCGACCAATACGACACCCAAACATTCTCGCGGGTAGCTGGCGAGTTTGAAGAAGGACCGCTCGTCGTGATGGTCGACGAAGGCAGTGCCTCCGCTTCCGAAGTAATTGCGGGTGCGCTACAAGACCATGATCGGGCACTGGTGGTTGGTCGACGTACGTTTGGTAAAGGCTTGGTACAACAGCCGATTACCTTGCACGATGGCTCGGAGCTTCGCCTGACTATCGCGCGTTATTACACGCCTTCGGGACGCTGCATCCAGAAATCTTACAAGGGCGGCTACGAGGCCTACGAGCACGAGCTAAGTAACCGTCAGCACCGCGGTGAGTTTTTCCACGCCGACAGCATCCACTTTGCCGATTCCCTCCGCTTCCGCACTGACCATGGCCGTACGGTATACGGTGGCGGCGGCATTATGCCCGACCTCTTCGTGGCTCGCGATACATCAGCTTACTCGGCTTATTTTACGCGCTTGCATAGCCACAACTTGGTACGGGAGTTTGCGCTGAACTTCTACCAAAGTCACAAAGCAGAGCTAGAAGGCTTACGCTTTGAGCAGTTCAACGCCACTTTTCGCATTTCTGACCTTCAACTTCAAGCGCTAAGTACTCGCGCAGAAAAAGATGGAGTTAAGCTCGATGCTGCTGGTATGCGCCGCGCCTCCCCGCTCCTGCGGACTCAACTCAAGGCCTACATTGCCCGCAGCGTCTATGGAAAAGCGGCTTACTACACCGTGCTGAACGATCAAGACAAAGAGATGCAGCAGGCCCTAAATGCTCTATCGAATACCAATAGTCTACTAGCTCTTGGGCAGAAGTAG
- the ruvX gene encoding Holliday junction resolvase RuvX — MGRILAIDYGNKRVGLAITDPLQLIATPLETIHSQDVFTYVKAYHQREPLEAIVVGMPRTLLNEPTDVTSAVVGLVRRLRRELPDVPLHEIDERYTSRMAHQAMLAGGLSKKDRRDKATVDRVSATLILQSFLNSR; from the coding sequence ATGGGCCGCATTCTCGCCATCGATTACGGCAACAAACGCGTAGGGCTAGCCATTACTGATCCGCTACAGCTCATCGCCACGCCGCTCGAAACTATTCATAGTCAAGATGTATTCACGTATGTGAAGGCGTATCATCAGCGTGAGCCGTTGGAGGCCATTGTGGTGGGAATGCCCCGGACGCTGCTCAACGAACCTACGGACGTAACTAGCGCCGTCGTGGGTTTGGTGCGGCGCTTGCGGCGTGAGCTGCCCGATGTGCCACTGCACGAGATAGATGAGCGCTATACGTCGCGCATGGCGCACCAAGCAATGTTGGCGGGCGGCCTTTCTAAGAAAGACCGTCGCGACAAAGCCACGGTAGACCGCGTAAGTGCCACCCTGATTCTGCAATCTTTTCTTAATTCCCGATGA
- the def gene encoding peptide deformylase, which translates to MIYPIVAFGDPVLKTPAKAVPADFPADELQQLVADMFATMYSAHGVGLAAPQIAKSLRLFVIDSGPMVDDEDEETGEKVVLAPSAAPVKRAFINPEIVEEIGEEWGFEEGCLSIPGVREMVYRPETIVLRYEDENRVQHEETFSGMTARVIQHEYDHLDGILFTDHLSGFKKQLIKGKLSRISKGDVNADYRMKFPVPAGRR; encoded by the coding sequence ATGATTTACCCTATTGTTGCTTTCGGCGACCCGGTACTGAAGACGCCCGCCAAAGCAGTTCCCGCCGATTTTCCTGCCGATGAACTGCAACAGCTTGTCGCTGATATGTTTGCCACCATGTACTCGGCACACGGCGTAGGCCTAGCTGCTCCACAGATTGCAAAAAGTCTGCGTTTGTTCGTCATCGATTCGGGTCCGATGGTAGATGATGAAGACGAAGAAACCGGCGAAAAAGTAGTGCTAGCTCCTTCAGCCGCACCCGTAAAGCGTGCTTTTATTAACCCCGAAATTGTGGAGGAGATTGGCGAGGAGTGGGGCTTTGAAGAAGGCTGCTTGAGCATTCCGGGCGTACGCGAAATGGTGTACCGCCCCGAAACCATCGTGCTACGCTACGAAGACGAGAACCGCGTGCAACATGAGGAGACCTTTTCCGGAATGACGGCCCGCGTAATTCAGCATGAGTATGACCACCTAGATGGTATTCTGTTCACGGATCATCTGTCCGGCTTCAAGAAGCAACTAATCAAAGGCAAGCTCAGCCGTATCAGCAAAGGCGACGTGAATGCCGACTATCGGATGAAGTTTCCGGTGCCAGCAGGACGGCGGTAG
- a CDS encoding zinc dependent phospholipase C family protein has product MPRQPQAWGFFSHRLINRLAVFTLPPEMIGFYKANISYLTDNATRPDQRRSVVPGEAARHFIDADVYGPNALSQLPRSYADAIAEYGEDSLLRHGIVPWQVARMKYQLTEAFRVHDTDRILHLSADLGHYVADACVPLHTTRNYNGQLSGQRGIHGLWESRLPELLSANYDFFTGSAPYLDNPTKTIWQAVARAHAAVDSVLCFEEELTASLPEDRKFGFEERGNQTVRTYSRDFSRAYHERLHGQVERQMRRAVQLVGAIWYTCWVDAGQPDLGAMPKTLSEEEKQRLMAEEKELQNAPHTASAGHDE; this is encoded by the coding sequence GTGCCTCGCCAGCCGCAGGCTTGGGGCTTTTTCAGCCATCGATTGATTAACCGCTTGGCTGTATTCACGTTGCCGCCCGAAATGATTGGGTTTTACAAGGCCAACATTAGCTACTTAACGGATAACGCTACACGCCCCGATCAGCGGCGCAGTGTAGTGCCTGGCGAGGCGGCGCGGCATTTCATTGATGCGGATGTGTATGGCCCTAACGCGCTGTCGCAGTTGCCTCGCAGCTATGCAGATGCTATAGCGGAGTATGGCGAAGACTCGTTGCTGCGCCATGGCATCGTGCCGTGGCAAGTGGCGCGCATGAAGTATCAGCTCACCGAGGCGTTTCGGGTGCACGACACTGACCGGATTCTGCACCTGTCTGCTGACCTAGGGCACTACGTGGCGGATGCCTGCGTGCCGCTGCACACCACCCGCAACTACAACGGCCAACTCAGTGGTCAGCGCGGCATTCATGGGCTCTGGGAAAGCCGACTACCCGAACTGCTGAGTGCCAACTATGATTTTTTTACCGGTTCAGCGCCTTACCTCGATAACCCGACAAAAACGATCTGGCAGGCGGTAGCGCGGGCACATGCTGCTGTCGATTCGGTGTTGTGCTTTGAGGAGGAGCTGACCGCTAGCTTACCTGAAGACCGTAAGTTTGGCTTTGAAGAGCGTGGCAATCAGACTGTACGCACCTACAGCCGCGACTTCAGTCGGGCATACCACGAGCGCCTGCATGGCCAGGTAGAGCGGCAGATGCGCCGGGCCGTGCAGCTAGTGGGTGCCATCTGGTACACCTGCTGGGTAGATGCGGGGCAACCGGACCTAGGTGCTATGCCGAAAACTCTATCGGAAGAAGAAAAGCAACGGTTGATGGCCGAAGAAAAAGAGTTGCAGAATGCACCGCATACAGCCAGTGCTGGACACGATGAGTAA